A window of Solea solea chromosome 18, fSolSol10.1, whole genome shotgun sequence contains these coding sequences:
- the brms1la gene encoding breast cancer metastasis-suppressor 1-like protein-A produces MPLHRDREKKESTAEEMEVEDHDQEATTSEEEDSDTSTVSEDGDSSEMDEEDCERRRVECLDEMSNLEKQFTDLKDQLYRERLSQVNSKLTEVEAGRAAEYLDPLAVLLENMQVRTKVAGIYRELCLESVKNKYQCEIQAACQHWESEKLLLFDTVQSELEEKIRRLEEDRQSIDITSELWNDELSGRKKRRDALSPDKKRRRPSVVSDILLLLTPPSLITLILLLLNFP; encoded by the exons ATGCCACTGCACCGTGACCGGGAGAAGAAGGAGAGTACAGCAGAAGAGATGGAGGTAGAAGATCACGACCAGGAGGCGACCacttcagaggaggaggattctGACACCTCCACTGTCTCCGAGGATGGAGACAGCTCAG AAATGGACGAGGAGGACTGTGAGCGGAGGAGAGTGGAGTGTCTGGATGAAATGTCCAACCTGGAGAAACAGTTCACTGATCTCAAAGACCA gctGTATCGTGAGCGTCTCAGTCAAGTGAATAGTAAGTTAACAGAAGTGGAGGCTGGTCGGGCAGCAGAATATCTGGATCCTCTGGCTGTGCTGCTGGAGAACATGCAGGTTCGCACCAAAGTGGCAG gtaTCTACAGAGAGTTATGTTTGGAGTCTGTAAAGAACAAGTATCAGTGTGAGATCCAGGCAGCATGCCAGCACTGGGAG agtgagaagctgctgctgtttgatacAGTTCAGAGTGAACTGGAGGAGAAGATCAGGAGGctggaggaggacagacagagcaTAGACATCACATCGG AACTGTGGAACGATGAGTTGTccgggaggaagaagaggagagacgCTTTAAGTCCAgacaagaagaggagaagaccGTCTGTGGTGTCTGATATCCTTTTACTGTTAACACCTCCATCACTGATCACACTCATACTGCTGCTATTGAACTTTCCTTAA